One Candidatus Zixiibacteriota bacterium DNA window includes the following coding sequences:
- a CDS encoding 4Fe-4S binding protein — protein sequence MPRVTIDKNHCKGCELCVQACPQKILSMSKDITVRGYFYARMHDPSRCIGCRICAVVCPDVAITVDTHGTQFVLFDY from the coding sequence ATGCCTCGAGTGACCATAGACAAGAATCACTGCAAAGGGTGCGAGCTGTGTGTGCAGGCGTGCCCCCAGAAGATTCTTTCGATGTCCAAAGACATCACGGTCAGAGGCTATTTCTACGCCCGCATGCACGACCCGTCGCGGTGCATCGGCTGCCGCATTTGTGCGGTGGTGTGTCCCGACGTTGCTATCACTGTGGATACCCACGGCACTCAATTCGTTCTTTTTGATTATTAG
- a CDS encoding NAD(P)H-dependent oxidoreductase subunit E, producing the protein MNHDFSRLPELIERHGRSPESLIMILQEIQREYRYLPCEALMQTAEALGVPLSRVFSAATFYNVFSLNPKGEKVIRVCVGTACHIRGAKLIQDQLENFLNIKAGNTSEDMKYTLEVVACVGACAMAPVVTVNEKYHGSVNPGRVKKLLKDK; encoded by the coding sequence ATGAATCATGACTTCTCTCGCCTCCCTGAGCTGATCGAACGGCACGGTCGCTCGCCCGAGTCGCTTATCATGATCCTGCAGGAGATTCAGCGCGAGTACCGCTATCTGCCCTGTGAGGCCCTCATGCAGACCGCCGAGGCGTTGGGTGTGCCTCTCTCCCGTGTTTTCTCGGCGGCCACGTTCTACAACGTCTTCAGTCTGAATCCCAAAGGCGAGAAGGTCATTCGTGTCTGTGTCGGCACGGCGTGCCACATTCGCGGTGCGAAGTTGATACAAGACCAGTTGGAGAACTTCCTGAATATCAAAGCCGGCAACACTTCCGAGGATATGAAGTACACTCTGGAGGTGGTCGCCTGTGTCGGCGCGTGCGCCATGGCGCCGGTCGTAACGGTCAACGAGAAATATCACGGCTCCGTTAATCCCGGCCGCGTCAAGAAACTGCTCAAGGACAAGTGA
- a CDS encoding cobalamin biosynthesis protein CbiA → MSLAAEFSSPRFSQNVIVIVGGFGSGKSEVAVNLARHLKKSGEETVAIADLDIVNPYFRSREAAAALALLGIKSIVPAGSYATADLPIILPEIKTAIQRAEGKLILDIGGDDLGARVLSSLADAFTPGKYDMLLTLNAYRPFTADLKGALKMMTEIENAGRLRFTGLISNSHLIEQTTVEAILHGIELAGQVSRQTGLPICFVSASESVLTGLDKHQIMYPVLVIDRSLLKPWERSASAEMS, encoded by the coding sequence ATGTCGTTGGCAGCCGAATTCTCCTCTCCCCGGTTCTCCCAAAACGTGATTGTCATTGTCGGCGGTTTTGGCAGCGGCAAGTCGGAAGTTGCGGTCAACCTTGCGCGGCACCTGAAGAAATCCGGAGAGGAGACGGTAGCGATTGCCGATCTCGATATCGTCAACCCGTATTTTCGTTCCCGCGAGGCCGCGGCGGCGCTGGCTTTACTCGGCATCAAATCGATAGTCCCCGCTGGGTCGTATGCGACTGCCGATCTCCCCATCATTTTGCCGGAAATAAAGACTGCGATTCAGCGGGCCGAAGGCAAGTTGATACTTGATATCGGCGGCGACGATCTCGGCGCGCGAGTACTCAGTTCCCTGGCCGACGCCTTCACTCCGGGCAAGTATGACATGCTTCTGACACTTAACGCGTACCGGCCATTCACAGCGGACCTGAAGGGCGCGCTGAAGATGATGACCGAGATTGAAAACGCCGGCCGCCTTCGCTTCACCGGGCTGATCTCTAATTCGCACTTGATCGAGCAAACCACCGTTGAGGCTATTCTCCACGGAATAGAGCTCGCCGGCCAGGTAAGCCGCCAGACCGGACTGCCGATCTGTTTTGTAAGCGCTTCGGAGAGTGTTCTGACCGGTCTGGACAAGCACCAGATCATGTACCCGGTGCTCGTGATTGATCGCTCACTGCTGAAACCGTGGGAGCGAAGCGCGTCGGCCGAGATGAGCTGA
- a CDS encoding thiamine pyrophosphate-dependent enzyme: MFQSETTIFGRPTALRETVTHYCPGCTHGVIHRLVAEAIDQLGLRERTVGVAPVGCSVLAYNYFNCDFLESPHGRAPALATGYKRSRPDMIVFTYQGDGDLASIGMSEIVHAANRNEKFTTIFVNNAIYGMTGGQMAPTTLAGQVTSTCPAGRDIAKTGHPIRMAELLSALVTPTYIERVSVHSPQHIIAAKRAVRRAFEYQAANRCFSMVEVLSTCPTNWGMTPSDSTAWLEENLLKYYPLGVYRSPDKGAV, encoded by the coding sequence ATGTTCCAATCGGAGACAACGATTTTTGGCCGACCGACTGCACTTCGCGAGACTGTCACCCATTACTGCCCCGGCTGCACGCATGGGGTGATTCACAGGCTGGTCGCCGAAGCGATCGACCAGCTCGGGCTCCGCGAGCGCACCGTGGGAGTCGCGCCGGTCGGCTGCTCGGTGCTGGCGTACAACTATTTCAACTGTGACTTTCTGGAATCACCTCATGGGCGCGCCCCGGCCCTGGCCACCGGATACAAGCGCAGCCGGCCGGACATGATTGTATTCACTTACCAGGGTGACGGCGACCTGGCGTCGATCGGGATGTCCGAGATCGTTCACGCCGCGAACCGGAATGAGAAATTCACGACAATTTTCGTCAACAACGCGATTTACGGCATGACCGGCGGCCAGATGGCCCCCACCACTCTGGCCGGCCAGGTGACCTCAACCTGCCCCGCCGGGCGCGATATCGCCAAGACCGGCCACCCTATTCGAATGGCTGAACTCCTCTCAGCGCTCGTGACGCCGACTTATATCGAGCGAGTGTCCGTGCATTCGCCGCAGCATATAATCGCGGCCAAACGGGCCGTGCGGAGAGCCTTCGAGTACCAGGCGGCCAACCGCTGCTTCTCCATGGTCGAGGTTCTTTCCACCTGCCCCACCAACTGGGGCATGACACCATCCGATTCCACTGCCTGGCTCGAAGAAAACCTGCTCAAGTATTATCCACTCGGCGTGTACCGCTCACCCGACAAGGGGGCTGTTTGA
- a CDS encoding 2-oxoacid:acceptor oxidoreductase family protein has translation MAQYEVIWAGFGGQGIMVAGMLLSYAGIKEGKQVCWIPSYGPEMRGGTAYCTVVVSDVRIGSPIIRNPQAACVFNRPSFDKFVPMIKPGGTLLVNSSLIDVTTDRTDLTEVLVPANDMAIAAGSGKATNIAMLGAFVGVTGIVRYDTVAAVLMEKLGSKKDLLAVNNKVLKEGYELGRAAHKSKKGAGV, from the coding sequence ATGGCCCAGTATGAAGTAATCTGGGCCGGTTTCGGCGGCCAGGGCATCATGGTGGCGGGCATGCTGCTCTCGTATGCCGGTATCAAAGAGGGCAAGCAGGTCTGCTGGATACCGTCGTACGGTCCGGAAATGCGCGGCGGCACGGCCTACTGTACGGTCGTGGTCTCCGACGTCCGCATCGGCTCACCGATTATCCGCAATCCCCAGGCGGCGTGCGTGTTCAATCGGCCATCATTCGACAAGTTCGTTCCCATGATAAAACCGGGTGGGACGCTGCTCGTCAATTCGTCGCTGATTGACGTTACCACTGACCGCACTGACCTCACCGAGGTGCTTGTTCCTGCCAATGACATGGCTATTGCCGCGGGAAGCGGCAAGGCAACTAATATTGCCATGCTGGGGGCGTTTGTCGGCGTAACCGGCATCGTGAGGTACGACACGGTCGCCGCAGTGTTGATGGAAAAACTGGGCAGCAAGAAAGATCTTCTCGCCGTGAACAACAAAGTACTCAAGGAAGGGTACGAGCTGGGACGGGCAGCGCACAAGTCGAAGAAGGGGGCGGGCGTATGA
- the vorB gene encoding 3-methyl-2-oxobutanoate dehydrogenase subunit VorB, whose translation MAKILMKGNEAIAEAAIRAGSLVYFCYPITPQTEVAEYMAKRMPEVGGVFLQAESEIAVGNMLFGASSSGRRVFTSSSSPGISLMQEAISYMAGAQLPCVILNIMRGGPGLGGILPAQSDYLQATKGGGHGDYRVLVLAPSSVQEAVDLTMLGFHLADKYRNPVMIIGDGMIGQMMEPVEFPEKYEEPELPPKDWAATGAKGRPPIVIKSLHLDPYVLEDNSIVLDKKYRQMKRDEPRYELYKVSPGNRILIVSYGTMARICQTVIDELETEGISVGLFRPITVFPYPEEALRKEANKKNIESILTVEMSMGQMLEDVERIVQGARPIKFFGRTGGIVPTPDEVKEQIKKMIRSDTAANSRKKRG comes from the coding sequence GTGGCTAAGATACTGATGAAAGGCAACGAAGCGATCGCTGAGGCGGCTATCCGCGCCGGCTCGCTCGTGTACTTTTGTTATCCGATCACGCCCCAAACGGAAGTAGCCGAGTACATGGCCAAGCGGATGCCGGAAGTCGGCGGGGTCTTCCTGCAGGCGGAAAGCGAGATCGCGGTCGGCAATATGCTGTTCGGCGCATCCTCGTCCGGTCGACGAGTATTCACGTCGTCATCGAGCCCCGGTATCAGCCTGATGCAGGAGGCGATATCATATATGGCGGGCGCGCAGCTCCCCTGTGTCATTTTAAACATCATGCGCGGCGGGCCCGGCCTGGGAGGAATCTTGCCTGCACAGTCAGACTATTTGCAGGCTACCAAGGGGGGCGGGCATGGCGACTACCGCGTGCTGGTGCTGGCGCCATCGTCGGTGCAGGAAGCGGTCGACCTAACCATGCTCGGCTTTCACCTGGCGGACAAGTATCGCAACCCGGTGATGATCATCGGCGACGGAATGATCGGCCAGATGATGGAGCCGGTCGAATTTCCAGAGAAATACGAAGAGCCGGAACTTCCGCCCAAGGACTGGGCCGCTACCGGCGCCAAAGGGCGTCCGCCGATTGTCATCAAATCACTTCATCTCGATCCGTACGTTCTCGAGGATAACTCGATTGTCTTGGACAAGAAGTATCGGCAGATGAAACGGGACGAACCTCGCTACGAGCTGTACAAAGTCAGTCCCGGCAACAGAATCCTGATCGTCTCTTACGGCACCATGGCACGGATTTGCCAGACGGTGATCGATGAGTTGGAGACCGAGGGGATCTCGGTCGGGCTGTTCCGCCCGATCACCGTCTTCCCCTATCCGGAAGAGGCACTTAGGAAAGAGGCCAACAAGAAAAACATAGAGTCGATCCTTACAGTCGAAATGAGCATGGGTCAGATGCTTGAGGATGTCGAACGCATCGTGCAGGGCGCTCGGCCAATAAAATTCTTCGGGCGCACCGGCGGAATTGTCCCGACCCCCGACGAGGTCAAGGAGCAGATCAAGAAGATGATCCGAAGCGACACGGCGGCCAATTCACGCAAGAAGAGAGGTTGA